From the genome of Vitis riparia cultivar Riparia Gloire de Montpellier isolate 1030 chromosome 2, EGFV_Vit.rip_1.0, whole genome shotgun sequence:
ACCAAAAAAACCTAAGAAATTTTGAAGGTTTCTTCAGTTGGTTTCCTAACACTCTGTCTTCCACATTACATAAGTGCTGCTAACGATCTATATgggaagagaaataaatggaTCCCTCCTacacttgaaaatttaatttctcaatgAAAATATTCTGACGAAGCAAACAAAGAACTTCTAAAAATCCAATAATTCCTCATTACAATTCATCTCATAGATCAATGGAGTTAAACAAACctcaaaaaattatgaattaaaaacagatCAAGAGCTGAATAGATGAAGAACAAGCACGCACCAGCCAATGAGGTAGCCGAATCCCAAGAAAAAGGTGATGGCACCGCATCGACGGCGACAGAGAAGCATAGCCGCGTAGCCAAGAAGCATGGGAACGAGGAAGTGGAGATTGGAAGAGAAGCCGAAAGAGAGGTAGGAGAGGGAAGCTCCGGTGAACGCGGAGTACACGTGCCTAGTAAATGCGCCGGGGATGAATCGCACGAGGAAGCTCGCCGGAATGGTGGCAACGAAGCAGAGGAGAAATCGGAGCACCGGGACGCTCACTCCGATGGCCGACGCCATGGATTCCATGTCGAAGTCCATGGCAGAGCCCGAGATTGAGTTATCTGACTCACTGAGTTATCTGACTCGCCGAAGCCTCTCTGAAgcagcagaagaagaagaagaagaagaagaggaagaagaaaacgAGCCTGAGGAGGATAAAAACAGGGTTTGTTTTATATTTGGACTAAGACccttatatattaaaattacgATTATACCCCTGTGTTTGCACTGGTCACGTGAGGTGCCGTACCTGAAACTGTGATTGGCAGAAGGGTAGTATCTGGGAATCAAACAGCCAATCTCGGTGATCGCGCGTGGGCCTGATGTTTGGGAAGTAGTTTTTTCGTTTTCCTGGACCTTGAGAATATCGAAAGGGACATGAATGCTGAATATGTTAGGTCCAGCTCAACGGTGGGAAaccaaatccattttttttcctctcctctTTCCAAATATTCTGTTTTATTATATaagcattttgtttttttcttttttttttcagacaTAAATTCAAGTGAAGTTGTAGAGAAGAAATGAATAAGATGTAGATGAGATCTCTCTAAAAGGTGGGTGTATGAGTGTGTCTTAAGGTTAAGTGATGTtgaccaaataaataaatcaaaactctttaaaaaattatttacaaaaaaaataaaatatttaattttttatattcaattaaaaataaattattaaaatcaacaaaaataaataaatatttttattttttattcaaataaaaaaaaaacaccacttAAAATTGtacaattaaatatttataaatcaattacCCAAGACAAATCAATGGGGACACATCGCCCGGGGGCAGTGGTGTGtattaaatgaaaatcaaatagtaaaaatatcGCATTTAATTCGATGTTGAAGTGTCAGCGGCGTTTTTCCAGTGTGGCATGAAAGCATTATATTTCCGATTGAATACAAAAGATAATAACGAGGTTTATGTAATAAATggtttttaacattttcctaGATGAAAATGGGCCTTCAATGTCAATTTTTAGCATAATGTCACGATAATAATAATCTTCTTGTACGGCGTTACCAGGGTGCAATTATTTCTATTGATGTTTCTAGTGGAAAATGAATCCATGGGTCGTGAAAAACAATGGAAgtgattgattaaaaaaaacaactccaAAGGTAGATAATGACCTATATAATGCACGTATAAATcgtttttagtaaataaaataggGATAGAATTGTAAAATACCTTTTTCCAATACGCTTATTAatctaataaatatttgattaaaaattatgaaatgatCCTTTACCCGGAAATCTAATcatcccatgtttttttttaaaaagtaaattattttttacataaatatcattttctatttcaagtatttatatataggttttaaaataaattgttatttttataagaatataatgaggatatatttattcaaatgatatcaaaaaaaataaaaatgagaaattaaatttcaaaaaataggttttgagagaacattttaattaaataacccttAATCTAATTGATAAAACTATTGTTTATAACGtgtaataatttgatttaaaatgatttattttaaaagttatttgtaattaataactatttttatttttaataaattttgagttaaatttaATTGGTATTACATAgattgaatttacaatttttgtatggaccaaaaaaaaaaatattttaaaaaataaataaaatttatttatcaaaacaaggtttttttatgcttttatttattaaaaaaatgattttaagaacaAGTAGTCAAATAGTCTGTGTGCTTacaaacaattttgaaaaataagctTCCAACGATGGTAAACAGCCATGGTTTCAAAGTTTGGTTTGCCCACCATGTAAGTTCGTTTAGAAAATCTAGGATTGGTCTGGGCACCAAACAACTGTTTTAaagattgtttttgaaaatgccATCAAACATatcacaattttttaaaaacaattttataatattttttaaattcaaagttTGGTTTGCCCACCATGTAAGTTCGTTTAGAAAATATAGGATTGGTCTGGGCACCAAACAACTGTTTTTAaagattgtttttgaaaatgccATCAAACATatcacaattttttaaaaacactttgaaaaaaacaaatttatgattttttttaaaaataaatatttatttagaaaatattttaaacctattttccacgttttcaaatattttataattttttttttgtctttagtgttttaacttatttttcatattttcaacaaatatttttatttttggtgttttaattttatcaagaaattaaaaaatgatacaagTAGAAGACAAATAACAGGATGCAGAACAATAAAAATCCACTTGaattaatatttctataaatcaagaataataaaatattaacaatatttgAGTATcgtgatttataaaataaaatttattttaaataaataaagaacaattaaatattaataatatttgattttttaatttatgaaatatttattttccttggtTTTAGAATATTtagtatttctttctttttataattcataatacacttttctataattttatgaaaataaacaataaaattgaattgctTCCATTACCAAATTATCGAATTTTTCGGTTTTTGCGtgtgtataattatttttaaaaaatacaagtgaaaaccttttgaaaaaaaaaaaatcttaaaagcTATATCCCATCAACAAATTATCAAAACGTGCTATCGAATGTCAAAACTTAAGAttgtatttttaagaataaaatagtTTCGAAAAATCCAACGAGTTGGACGCCTATCTCATTGATGACATCGAGTTAAACGCCCATCTCATCAAGAACATTtgtaaattacaaaaaatacaaattctgacaaataaataaatgattataataagacgataaaaaaaaatgctaaaaaatggGATGGAATGGATCAACACTTGCAttgtttcttataaaaaaatatggaaggaAATTTTATTAAGTTTTGAGAGTACGATAgcctatcaaataaaataaaacttgaattagtATATGTTGTTATAGAGTCTATCATTAAACTATTATATCTTATTCTAATAGGttacaatttaataattatgtttttaaataaaaacgatagtttaaaaaatatttttttaatagaaaaggttttttttttttaataaaaattcaaaaaatgatttttataaaattcgaaaatttgtttttaataaaattaaaaaaaaatgttttaaagttgttcggaaatttatttatttaataaaaattgtccataaaattgatttttaaataaaattgcatattttttaaataaaattctcaaaaaaatatttttaaatacattattttttcttaattaataatgggattaaaattaatttttataaatcttaaatattttttttgataagaataAGATGAGAAtcatttttacatattaaaGCTGTAtacattattttcttaataaaattggattgaaatattttcataaagaaagtttgttaaaaaattaattattttgtaaataaaatcaaattgaaatacttttacaataaaattgtaaaattttattatttttttagtaaaagtaaaattatttctattaccaattttaaaaatttgtaataaattattttaatactcttttatcataattttattgtgttttgATTTGTATacttaattttgatatatgtgattaattatttaattgttataaTGTAAGTATAAAATGACTTAAAAGGGTATTATAGTTTTATACCATACCTTCAACTTGActcattaatttatatttagtttttgtaaacatgttttttttcctttttgttgaaaaaaatgagttattattattattattattattattattattttaaataaactaaaatacgTGACGagtctaactttttttttaaaaaagatcaAATTTTCACGAATGAAAAGCAAGTCTCACCGTTTCGAGTAGAGACACACAAAAAAATGCGAGTGCACGAATATATGAGTTTGGTTTTACGTATTTTCCTTAGATTTATGTTATTAGACTTGAAAACTCAAGATCATTGTAGATGGTTTAGCCTGAAATGATCAAAGCGGCCCAAGCCCAATAATCCGTGGACTTGAAAAAGAGCCCCCTAAGAGCTCTTTGCTGAATTAAGCCCATTAACGCGGAGGCGGAACCTCGCGACGACGAGAAAGCACAGAAGCGAAGGGAGATTGGGCGGTGAGATCAGACGGAGCCGCCGACTTAGATTTTCCATCGGCAGACGACAGAGGTAGCCTATTTTCTCTTCAGTCTCATATTTTTACTCTTACTCTCTGTTTTGTTGTTGAGGAACCCcgatttctttttccttctattaGATATCTCTTTCTTTGCAACCAAACAACTATAGCTATCCGAATAACTTTTGCTGGTTTGTTTAATTCGTGATTTGATTGAACTAGACTTGTGGTGTTTTGGTTGATTTATTAGTCCAAGTTTCGAGAAGCCCCTAATTTCCTCTGCTTAACAACTGATGCAATTGTCCTTCTTAAGGCTACTTTATAAACTGAAATGAAGAATGCAAAAGCCACTGTCGATCATCTCGAACAAGCGGATTCCTCTTCTTCAGAAGAGGTTTGTAACTTATCAAAACGATTTGAAGTATTAGATACATGTATTGCTCAACCGGGACAGTTCTGAAATTGAGCGTGATTGTTTTTGGTTAGGAGGAGGAGATAGAGCGTGAGCTTGCAGATGTTACATTTGAAGAATTACAGAAAGCTCGCTCCGATGGGTCACACTCCGTGTACCGAATGCCAAAATCTGAGAAGAAGGGTGGGCGGCCGAACAAGAATAGGTATATTTCTTcctaatttgtttgttttggtgttACTCGTGTCTAGTTTGTTTGTTGTTTCGTTAATTCATTTGATTTACCGTGTTTGTGACATGAACTGAGAAGACCAATGGAGGTTAGCAGCAAGAAGCCAGTTAGTAGATTTAGAGAGACAATTCAAGTTCCTAAAAGGGTGAGCCTGATTATATCTGTTATTTTGAAATACAAATTGTTTGTATGTGCCGAAGATTCCATTTGTTGCTGGTTACATTGTTGCATGAATATCAATCGGTAGTCtctttttctttactttgttAAGTCTGGAAAGACATAAGGGTAGTGAAGTGCATCATTCCTGTAAGTAAGCATAAATTTATTGATAGTGACAAAGAAACTACACATGGATGTGAAGTGCAGGGTCTCTAGTGCATTGAAGCTTAGAGTTTGTTGATGAAAATATCAGCAGTCTCGGGAAATGTTTGATTTGTCATAAGGGTCTTCCATTCCCATCACTAAGAGGCAATGATATGAACTTGGTGGACCTGTTGTATGAGTTGgaaatcataataaattttgatttttgttagAATACTAAATTGTGAATTGCTCTATTTAGTGGTTTTAACTGATATTGCATGATAAAAGTTTGGATACTTGACATATAGCAATTGAAACAGTAGTTTCTCCTTTTTTGGCATTCAGGTAGTACGTGACCCCCGTTTTGAATCTTTATGTGGCACACTTGATGCAGATGGGTAAGTTTCTGTACACATTTTTATGTGTGTTTatatctgataaaaaaaatgtttgtgtGTTTGTGAAATATGTGTGTGCAAtgtgttttttaaattgttgAATATGGTCATTCCTTTGGTTTTCAATTCACTATTTTGTGCTTATGTTTCTTTCCATACCTATCACATACTTGTTTTTGAGGTGCCTTACCATGcaaaatttttagaaagatCATTAGGTAACTAGTAAGTCAAAGTTGTTAAGAGTGAATGAGAACACGTGGGGTGATGAATGCTAATTCTGACTGGCaaaccaaaaaggaagaaagaaaaaaatgcttttgGAATATGCATTCTCaccaaaaatttgttttttcattatttttatgtacAGGAATAAAGAAGTTTGGTGTATTTTTCATGCAATACCTTGAAGGTAGGATATAATTTGGATATTACTATGGTGATAATGTTGGAATTATTGTAAGCTGGTACTGCTAACAGGGTAAGTTGAGAGCTGTACTAGCATGCTTGGAGAACTTTTTGCAATGAACTTGTGACTGATTCAAGTCACTGTTTCATGACTTCATTCATGGAATTAATGCTGACCTTTAGCTTaatggtattttaaaatttccaaaagaaaaaaaaaagagtctgACTTTTGTCTTTCACCATTTGGCAATCTCTTATTCTGGTATTTCAAAGTCAAAATTGCAGTTAGAGCTTATGAGTTTCAAAGACTGCCAGTTATGTCTTGAACTGTTAATTTTAGTGTGAATTTTCATTATGGTGGTTTGATCATTCTcgtgttttttccttttcttttttgggagtTAAATGTGCTCTTGGATGTTGTAGGTTCAGGAAGAGGTATAACTTTTTATATGAGACTGAACTTCCTGCTGAAAGAGAGGTATTTTGAATTCACTGAAAATGGGGCTTCTATTTCAATTTATTCAACTTTTAggttgattcaattttttttgggggggttTTCCAATTGCAATTGTTTTCTATAGGGGCTAAAGAAGGAGTTAAAGAAGGCAAATGACCCAAAAGTCattgaagaattaaagaatCAGATTTCTTGGATTGTAAGTGCTTGCCATATTGGAAAGAAATTGTAGGACCAATGGGTCATTTATCTGAACAAGTTAATACTCCCATCAGTCTGTTTCTAGAAGAATTGGtgcattttattaatttcttcattATATGTCTTGTCAGGACAAACAACTGAAGTCTGGGTCAGTAAAACACACTGACTCCAAAATTCTGGCTGAAcacaagaagaaagagagagaagctACAAAGCAAGGGAAACGGCCATTTTATATCAAGAAATGTAATGTTTGCATCTCTCCCCCCCCTTATTCTCTCTCTATCCCTGTGTTTTGATTACAAAAAGTATGATAATGTTCCCTTTCCTCTTGCTCCTTCATCCCCCACACACCCCAAACACTCCCCCTCCCCCTAAACGATGATATTGCCGTCACCTCTCCAAGTGATGGTATCCTGTATAAGCAAAAGCCATCAACCCTTGAGATGAAAAATCCCCTCCCCCTGAAGGATGATATTGCTGTTGCCTCTCCAAGTGATGGTATCCTGTATAAGCAAAAACCATTAACCCTTGAGATAAAAAAGCAAGCTGGcagcatagttttaaaaggctcaaggcgcaaggcgcgggctttagtgaagtgaggcgcaccctaatttacatatatttttcctctatttttcctctatttttcctcctcttcttcGTCTTCTCCATTGCACGACTGAGGCTAGGGCAAAATTTGGGAGAGTTGTCGGGTTGAAAACAACTAGAAAAGGGGGTTGGAAGGGAAAATAGGGCCAAAACAACGTCGTTTTGGCctgtgatttttaaaataaaaagggtcCAAACGACGTTGTTTTGgtcccaaaaaggaaaaaaagaaattagggCTTCTCTTTGCCCTCTGCAACCCTATGCcggagaagaagagaaagagaagaagaagaagaagaaggataaGAAGGAGAAGGAGGTAGGGGAGCGAGGCTCACCTGTGGACCGCATCGCGCCTAAGCGGCGCCTTTGTGAAGGGGCGTCGCGCTGCCCGGAGCCTAGGcgcgcctttcacaactatggcTGGTAGAGTTGAGTTTGGGTGGAGCTCAACACTATGACTGTAACCAATAGTTTCTAAGTATGTCTAGCATTTGTAGCTTACTAGCTCCTTATTTTAAGGCCAAGGCTGACCTCAAAATACTTATAGAATTTAGTGTGGAGCAGATAAGCTAAAATCATCTTTGATAAGTTGAAATGTATAAACAAAGTTGAGAATGGATGTGAGCATTGTGGAAGTGGCGCTGATGGTAGTGTTGGGGCCTTGGAGGTGATGTTAGCAGAAGTGTGATGATAGTGTGGTGgtggaaaaaaacaaaacttatgCTTCCAGAAACTATAATTTTTAGCTTTCACAGAAAAGCAATCGATTTCCCTTTCAAGATGCATCAGAACACGCTTCTTCTATCTTTCTATCTATATATTTATCTATCAGttgtatgtatatattttagTAAGAGAGAGCATTTTATTCATATAATTCAGTAGAAAAGTTTAGGACTTGTGGAAGAGATTTTACAAGAGAAACTCCCCCCTTTGCTTTTCCAAGAGATACCCATCCGATATCCTATGAGTTCTTCTGAGATGTCATCTACATGGTACCTGAGTCTTGACAAAATAAGAATGCACTTTCAAGCTATATCGGCAGTTTGATTCCCACATGGGCTCTCATGTTTTTGTTGCTTTGCTTGCAATATCAAGAAAAACTTTCCAGGCTATCTAAACAGTGCCTGAATGAAATAAGAGTGAACATGTGAGCACTACAGACAAGTCATACATAGACTAACTgggtttgatttatttattctttttgcaGCTGAAATCCGGAAGCAAaggaatattgaaaaatataacaGTCTCAAggtatatttttctatttttcataatataaaaaatatgatatatgatatatgatatatgatatatgataacTAGTTTGTTACTTTGGTCCTCTTTAGTAGGGAAAATAATATTggttttttgactttttctttctcaaaaatagaaaaaataagcaTTTCACATTTGctgaaaaaatatgatatatgataaCTGATTTGATACTTACATCCTGTTTGGTAGGGAAAATGATATTGGTATTTTGACCATCTCTTCcccaaaaatagagaaaatgagCATTTTCTATAGTTGacatttacaaaaaatgatttttttttttccttttaatctttttctagTGTTGAATGTATttgcatttttgaaaattcagaaagcaaatattttttttactttttttttgggtggggggATTTTCGAGAATAGTTATTGAAACGTGTTATTCagttttttttcctccataaaCAGCAAgtaatttgtatttttggtaGCGAacacatatttttgtttatttctgaTCACTaacaaattccttgatatgcttGTTCTATAAGGCTTCTGGCAAGCTCGAATCCTTCAttgagaaaagaagaagaaggaatgCTTCAAAGGACCATAGATACATGCCGTATCGTCGATCAGGTAACATTGAATAACAAAACTGACGGTTTCTCCTGTGTTTTTGGAGAGCTgcatgtttcttgttt
Proteins encoded in this window:
- the LOC117926822 gene encoding ribosomal RNA processing protein 36 homolog codes for the protein MKNAKATVDHLEQADSSSSEEEEEIERELADVTFEELQKARSDGSHSVYRMPKSEKKGGRPNKNRPMEVSSKKPVSRFRETIQVPKRVVRDPRFESLCGTLDADGFRKRYNFLYETELPAEREGLKKELKKANDPKVIEELKNQISWIDKQLKSGSVKHTDSKILAEHKKKEREATKQGKRPFYIKKSEIRKQRNIEKYNSLKASGKLESFIEKRRRRNASKDHRYMPYRRSGNIE